The DNA segment CAACATTTATAAATACTGTGAGACAGTTTACTCAACAGTTAAGAGAGAGGTTTTTTACAGAAGAACGGTAGGTGGTGGTCACAGACACTGATGGCTCAACCATCTGCAAAACTTCCAGTGCCTGGTCCCACAGAAGTAGATGCCTTAGTCTGCAAATGATTACTCCAACCTTCttgatattaaaaacaatttttcacaagttaaaaacataactttggggggcgcctggatggctcagtcggttaagcgtccgacttcggctctggtcatgatctcacggttcgtgagttcaagctccatgtcaggatctgtgctgacagctcagagcctggagcctgcttcagattctgtgtttccctctctctctgcccctccccagcttggcgtctctctgtctctctcaaaaatgaacactaaaaaaaaaaattttttttaacataacttttaaaaattcagcctGCCTGCCACCTGATTTACTTGACaactaaaagaacatttttaaactgGTGGTTATTTAAAAGattgaatatttacattttctttacttaTCTCTGTCAGTTCCAGAGTAGACGTCTGGGTACTTCTTAAATCCTAAAGATAAGATTAATTTTTGACATCCGTCAGAATTCTAAATATAACCTCCCTGACATCtcaaaaagaattacaaatagtGTTAAACGTGAAAATAGGCTTGAGAATCATGATCCAAAAATGCACTTAACATTAGTGTCCTTTGCCCCCTTACCAGATGGGCAGACCTCAAAGAGCCTAAGAACGAGTGTCAAGAGGAATGTGACAAATGGGCACAACTGCTGAGACTGCACACTGCTAGAATCTTCTTGAAGGGCAAGCTAGCGGTATCTGTCATaacttaaaatgcaaataccctCTCAGTACATTCCGCTTCTAGGAAGTGATCTCAGGAGAAATCCTCCACTGTTCTCCTGTGTCAGGGAATTAGCCCCTGTTccaaagggttttgttttgtaattactGTTggggttttttattgttgttgtcagAACCATACTAGATTTAAGATCCTACAGACATTAGAGCGCTAAATGGCGCACTACTAGTCTGAAAGCTTTGTTTCTAGGAAATCAACATACTCATGATGGAgacatttatagtatttttatcttAAAGGAAGATGTTAATTAAAGATACGTGCTACCATTTCATCAGAAAACATCATCAAAGACCCCAAGCTATGGAAGGGTACTCACCGAGCTGAAGCTAAAACCAACTGAGTGAATATTCACTTTGCCATAAATGCCCAGAGTGTCTATCTTCCCCGGGCTAATCCTGTGGGCATAGAGCAGGATATGTTTCCCATTTACCGCCACCTAGATGGACACAGAACACCCCGCCacccccagaaaaaaaaagttaatacgTTAACGTGTCCAAATTTAAATCCCGTTTCCTTGGGTTTCATTTTATACCTCTTCCCCCAGGTCTGCACATCACACGTCTGATCAAACTGTGACTGAAAGCATCCATAACActagcagtggttcttaacttcCTTTGAGCTCTGATCTGATTAGTCACCATGGGCCCTCTCCCTCCACACCAATTAGGCATTCATGAATAtattgcatgcatgtgtgcacctACGCGTGTACACGAGGCATCCGGGGTTCAGAGGTTCCCCGGATGCCCTAGGCCTGTGAGCTCAGGTTAGCAATCCGCCCGGCAAGCCTGCCCACCTGCTCTCCTTGAGGACCACACTCCAAGGAAGAGGACGCTGCACGTGGCAggctttcagtaaatatttgttgaatcctGAATGAACGGACATGGGCAAGCTACTCAATTTATCTGCGATTCCTGCTTAGAGCAGGACAAAGCTCTTCCTGAAGAAAGGGCTGCTGTTGTGATCAAGTCACTCCCGTGAGTGCCCGCAGCACATTGCCTGACGGCAACCcactccctgtccctccctcccaaatAGGGAATGTCGGGAAAACAAGCAGGATACGAAACGGTCTCGGACCTCAAGGAGCTTAAAATCCCCTTGGCACgtaaaataaacacaggaaaacGCACAACAGGACAGGAACAAGAGTTTTCGAGAAGGATACAGGTACAGGCGCCCAAGAAgccggggaagggaggggagaatggagtCCGCGCCCGAGATGGGGAGGTTTTCACGCTAAATTGTGCGAATCTCTCTCTAGTCTGGGGGGCTCGAGGTTCTACGGCGCTTGCAGGCAGGTGCATCCAAAGCTCTAGGGCTTTCCATCACACGTACGCACTACGAGCACTGTGTCTAGACCGCTCGATGAAGCCAGCGGTGGCACTTCTAAGAACTCTGGATCTAGAATCTCACGATCCTGAAGGACTTGCGGCAGGATTCCCCGTCGATGTTAGTTCCAGATTCCCAACCCCCTCCCCGGGTGACGGTGACCACAGTTTACTCTCCCACAATTGATACAGCTCTGCGCCAATTCAGAAGTAAGCTCGGCTGTGCAGCAGAAATGCCACACAAAGAGGTCTGGAGGCCCCGGCCCCACAATTCCGGATGCCACGAGGCGCAGGCAGAAGCTGCGTCCCAGCCCACACTTAGGTACCCGCCGCGCCCCTACTTCAGGGCAAAACGATAAAGCCACTCTTTCTCTTGACTTAAGTAACGTAAGGGCGGGTTCGCCAACGCGCAAGCCTGCCTTGGGTGCCGCTTCTCATTACCTTCATTCTCCCAAACCCACCTGGAATTTGTCTTTCAACACCATAATCACaatttcaaaagatttttcttttttgaaaggagTGTCGTAGGTGATCTCCTCCCAtccccatttttcatttttcagagtaTTGCAGACGATGCAGTCGGACCACTTGAAGCGTGGATTGAAATGAAAGGCCACGTCGGCGCGGGGCTTCACGCTGCTGCCGCACTGCAGATCCACCTGGAACCTGCGGGAGTGAGGAGGAGTGAGGAGGGAGGGTCGCGGGCAGCCAGGGGGCGGGCTGCAGGTGGAGGCCCGGCGAGCTGAGTGACCCGCGACTCACCCCCGCGCACCCACCCAGCTACCCAGAACATGGAAGCGAGGGCCGGGTTTCTAGCTGCCGCGAGCCAGGAGAAACAGGAAGGACCTCGCCCTGGGGACAGGAGAACGGTGACCCCGAAGCCTGCTTCTCTAGATGACGGAGTCACCTGGAAATGTCTGGGCTTTCTCCTTCAGACTTCACTTTCACTTATTTAAACCACTGTTACCCGGGCATCAGCCACAGAGAGCTGGCCCGGCCCCGATGCCGCCTAGTCCGCAGTTTGTGCCCAAAGCGAGCATCAGACAAAACAGCCCGAAATCGATCTTCAGAGATGCCGTGGGGGTGTCAGACGGCAACCAGACCTCGTCCCTGGCGTCTGACCACAGTCCCTGTCATTAACCGTGTATCTGATCATATTCCAACCACACTTcgaacaataaaatgaaaaactcaagtTTTTTGATCTCGGTCTTCATTCCAGTCTCCTCGGCACCTTGGCCTCAAGAGTATCAAAATGGTCTCCCCCGCATCAGTTTCTGTGGTTGTTCCACAGTCACGAGAAGACAGCTTAGTCACCTCCTCCATCTCACACCATGGTTTTTACCTGTCCGAATCACAAGGAACATGCCCACGTATCACAATCAAAGTTCCAGGCTCCAACTGCTCAGGAATCGTCCCGACATAGGGGATTACCTAGAAAaatgattgtaacaaatgtacgtTTACATAAACAAAACGGGAAGACTACATTTTGAGAGTCTGCATACAAATCTGCTCAGAATCTAGCATTTTCCAGATCACTGCTGAAACAGCCGAGATAGTGACAATATCTATACACCTGAGTTCTGTGGGAAAAGACACAGCTGAAAGTTCACAGAACATTTTATTTGGCCGGGGGCTTTGTGAAATAAGATACTTAATAGGACAATTATGATCTAGAAAAAACAACGTGCTGGAAGTcaggtcccctccccctccccttttcctaACATTCCATGGATGATCCCGACGGCAGGACGAGACCACACCAGGTCCCGTGCCCACACTGATGGAGACCGGGACACTCACCGGCCCGCTTGTAGAGGGGCACCAGgtgagcccctcccccacacctgggATGGGGGTGTCTAATCCCTGCCAGGCCTCCCGCCCACAGCTCACCGGCCCTGCTGGAAACCAGAACCACGAGAACTCAGGGATGACCCTGGGGGCCTGTGGCCTCTCCGGAcgcagcagcccccccccccaccccccagcggCCTGACCCGGTCCCGGCCACGGGCTTGGGTTCGACACGGTATCCGTGTCTCCTCTTGCCCCCTCATCACCCGGAGCCCCACCTCTTTGTCTGGGGCCGGACACACCATCAGATCTTGTCGCTCCCCTTCCGCAGGGGTGACAGGCTCCCCGTCCACTGGCTGCGTCTGCGGCATCACAACCCCCACCCTCTTCCACTCGGGAACGTCGGAGCAAGCCAAGCCGGCCAGACCCCATCATACCTCCCGCCAAGCTCCCCCGAGTTGTGACACGCATGCTAAAACCTCTCCTAGGTAGCCGGTCGCCAAGAGCTGAGGCCTAAAACAAGAGCGGGCACATCCAAGTGGTTGCGGATTGGTGGCTCCTAAGCTGAAATTCTCGCCTCAAGCGCGGTCTCCTCCGTGGAGCCCTTTCCCGACCCTGGGCCGTGGCACCGAACACCCCGCCCGGCCCGTGAGCTGCACGGGGCGGGCCGGCTCCTTTACACCCCCAGGACCGAGGTCAGACGAACGCGCTCCCACCGGCCCGGTGCCGGGGTTCTGGCAGCCCCACACGCAGGACGAGCGGCGCGGGTCGTGGCCTTAACCGACGAGCAGAGATGAACGACAACCGGAAGTAACCGAGGCCGGCGAGCATCTGGCATCACGGCAGACGCAGCGGGCAGGGCGGCTGAGGCGAGCGGCGCCCGTCACGCCCAAGAACACCCCCCAGATGCGCACGGTGTGGCCGCAGCCGCCCGTCCAAGCCGTGGGTTTTGTGCAGAGAACGTGGAAGGCACTCCGCTCGCACAACTGATCTTCCCGGCCGCGGCGGATTCCCTTCCACGGCGTTAAGTCTCTTAATAAACTGAGACCTGCTTTTGTAGCTTCAGGTCTTACGCCTGTTCAAATTCTATTGATGCAGAATGTTTAATAATGCAAAAATGTTAGGGATAATATTAAGTGAGAACAGAGCCTACAAAACTACACACGGTTTGATCCCAACtaagttaataataaacattaaaaaaagaaataagccaaaatgttaatagttttCTTGAGGGACGGGATTGTGTTtttcatcctgtatttttatattttcccgAAAACAAgcgtttatatttttataaccgCAAGTTTTTGTTGCATAATTTTAGGGTTGGAAAGGGCTTTCTGAGACCAATAATCTATTCCCATCACTGCTAGTAAGTTCTTCGCAATCGTTACTCAGTTGTTCCAGTCTAGGAAACAACAGCGCTGAACATTTTAGTCCCTTGCTGTGTTCGGCATCTGGACGAACGCTTTCTGCTCGGGAGAGCACCCTAAATGACGTAACTCTCGGCGGACTTGGGCCACGTAACACAAAATGCCCTGCAGCCCACAGCCTCAACTCAAAACTGCTCCTCTGAAAAGCGAGAGGGGCGTGATTTTGTAGGCAACCTCAAGCTTTGATGCTTCGCAAATAATtcatgtggaaaaaaattaaaacacggTTACGATGGCTCCGGAGACGATACCAGAAGCTTAAGCCCCACTCGTTGAGTTTAGTGTTTTCTCCCAGAACTTCCTGACTCATCCCGCTTCGCCTGTTTCAGGGTTACTTATTCAGTGTCGCTCCACACGACGGTCGTGGGTGGACTCCAGCTAGAAAGACGCACGACGGCCCATCCGTGAGGCGCTCCTAGAACAGCCGGGAAGAAGTCAGACACCCGCggaaggagaagcagaggagaaacaTGACCCTCTGGCCGTTCAGAACCACAGTCTCCTTCCACGACTGGAAGAGCCTCTCCACCTGCGAACATTCGGCCCCACCCAGACTGCAGCGAGCGGCCAGGGTGTACGACGAAACCCGGTCACTCAGTAGCCCCGCCTCAGACTCCAAGTTGGAGCCAGGGCCCAGAAGCCGCCATCGGGCGGCGTTCGCCCCGCCAGCGGGCAGCGGCCACGCGCAGGCGCAGCCGAGGCGCTGGCGGTGTTGCCGGTACCACCCGTGTCCAGGGGTGGCGCCAGAGGT comes from the Panthera uncia isolate 11264 chromosome D2, Puncia_PCG_1.0, whole genome shotgun sequence genome and includes:
- the LGALS8 gene encoding galectin-8 isoform X4, coding for MMLSLNNLQNVTYNPVIPYVGTIPEQLEPGTLIVIRGHVPCDSDRFQVDLQCGSSVKPRADVAFHFNPRFKWSDCIVCNTLKNEKWGWEEITYDTPFKKEKSFEIVIMVLKDKFQVAVNGKHILLYAHRISPGKIDTLGIYGKVNIHSVGFSFSSDLRSTQTSTLELTEISKENVQKSGTSQFTLPFVARLNSSMGPGRTVVIKGEVNTNAKGFNVDLISGKSKDIALHLNPRLNIKAFVRNSFLHESWGEEERNITSFPFSPGMYFEMIIYCDVREFKVAVNGVHSLEYKHRFKELSNIDTLEIDGDIHLLEVRSW